One Coccinella septempunctata chromosome X, icCocSept1.1, whole genome shotgun sequence genomic window carries:
- the LOC123322218 gene encoding aryl hydrocarbon receptor nuclear translocator homolog isoform X8, with translation MEEDTIQDKERFARENHCEIERRRRNKMTAYITELSDMVPTCSALARKPDKLTILRMAVAHMKALRGTGNTSTDGTYKPSFLTDQELKHLILEAADGFLFVVTCDTGRVIYVSDSVAPVLNHLQSDWYGSCIYDNIHPEDVEKVREQLSTQEPQNTGRILDLKTGTVKKEGHQSSMRLCMGPRRGFICRMKVGNLAPESMTIGHLNRLKQRNSLGPGRDGQNYAVVHCTGYIKNWPPTDMFPGVQLDRQTEEEIHSSHCCLVAIGRLQVTSTPNTSDLSGSSSTAEFISRHSIDGKFTFVDQRVIGLLGYTPPELLGKSCFDFYHHEDQTHMKDSFEQVLKLKGQVLSVMYRFRAKNREWVWLRTSAFAFLNPYTDDVEYIVCTNTTAKALHPGSEGTDNPEQVAYQQPSLDYSQRRDPGLYSHMLPTTHIQSDYQSPNYAPQPAQRQDGVLVSDPPQSARPASGQPVYSGYEPTYTQLSGGGRQAGPPHAPYQWTTWQNTGQNADPSGTAPGGSGAPPPPQHELSDMLQMLDQSGATSFEDLNMFNSTFE, from the exons ATGGAGGaagacacaatacaggacaAAGAACGTTTCGCAAG GGAGAATCATTGCGAAATTGAAAGGAGGCGACGGAATAAGATGACAGCCTACATAACGGAGCTGTCAGATATGGTACCAACATGCAGTGCTCTCGCAAGAAAACCGGACAAATTGACAATACTCAGGATGGCTGTGGCTCACATGAAGGCCCTCAGAG GCACAGGCAATACGAGCACAGATGGAACATACAAACCCTCATTTTTGACAGATCAAGAACTCAAACATCTTATATTGGAAGCAGCAGATGGTTTCTTATTCGTTGTTACTTGTGATACGGGTAGAGTTATATATGTATCTGACTCCGTAGCACCGGTATTGAATCATCTACAAAGTGATTGGTATGGTTCTTGTATATATGATAATATTCATCCCGAGGATGTAGAGAAGGTACGCGAACAGCTCTCCACTCAGGAGCCACAGAATACAGGAAGAATACTGGACCTGAAAACAGGCACAGTGAAGAAAGAAGGACATCAAT CATCTATGAGGCTGTGCATGGGTCCAAGAAGAGGATTCATCTGCAGAATGAAAGTTGGTAACTTGGCACCCGAAAGTATGACCATCGGCCATTTGAACAGGCTCAAACAGAGGAATAGCTTAGGTCCTGGCAGGGATGGTCAAAACTATGCAGTGGTACATTGTACAGGTTATATCAAGAATTGGCCTCCCACTG ATATGTTCCCAGGTGTGCAGTTAGACAGACAGACCGAAGAAGAAATCCATTCCTCCCATTGTTGTCTAGTAGCGATCGGAAGGCTTCAAGTGACCTCAACACCAAACACTAGTGATCTGTCTGGATCCAGTAGTACTGCTGAATTCATTTCTCGTCATTCCATAGATGGCAAATTCACATTTGTTGATCAAAGGGTAATTGGATTACTTGGATACACTCCTCCAGAACTACTGGGAAAAAGTTGTTTTGATTTTTATCATCACGAAGATCAGACCCACATGAAAGATAGTTTCgaacaag TGTTGAAATTGAAGGGTCAAGTTTTATCGGTGATGTACAGATTCAGAGCTAAAAACAGAGAATGGGTTTGGCTTCGTACAAGTGCATTCGCCTTTTTGAACCCTTATACTGACGATGTGGAATATATTGTGTGTACAAATACAACAGCAAAGGCCCTCCATCCAGGCTCCGAAGGTACTGACAATCCAGAGCAAGTTGCCTACCAACAGCCAAGTCTTGATTACAGTCAACGAAGGGACCCTGGCCTATACTCACATATGCTTCCAACGACGCATATTCAAAGCGACTATCAGAGTCCAAATTATGCCCCACAACCTGCACAGCGTCAAGATGGTGTTCTTGTGTCTGATCCGCCTCAGTCAGCAAGGCCGGCTAGTGGACAGCCTGTTTATAGTGGTTACGAACCCACCTACACCCAGTTGAGTGGAGGAGGTAGACAAGCCGGTCCTCCACATGCACCTTATCAGTGGACAACTTGGCAGAATACCGGACAAAACGCTGATCCTTCCGGAACGGCCCCTGGTGGTTCAGGTGCCCCTCCGCCCCCTCAGCATGAGTTATCAGACATGTTGCAAATGCTGGATCAAAGTGGTGCCACCTCCTTTGAAGATTTGAACATGTTCAACAGCACTTTTGAGTAA
- the LOC123322218 gene encoding aryl hydrocarbon receptor nuclear translocator homolog isoform X4, translating to MHMLIIFDERSQLAKDCISGAKSAVHLCCLINEYHLSCLPKKTVAPQYCSGILFRGQFGSLRLTENHCEIERRRRNKMTAYITELSDMVPTCSALARKPDKLTILRMAVAHMKALRGTGNTSTDGTYKPSFLTDQELKHLILEAADGFLFVVTCDTGRVIYVSDSVAPVLNHLQSDWYGSCIYDNIHPEDVEKVREQLSTQEPQNTGRILDLKTGTVKKEGHQSSMRLCMGPRRGFICRMKVGNLAPESMTIGHLNRLKQRNSLGPGRDGQNYAVVHCTGYIKNWPPTDMFPGVQLDRQTEEEIHSSHCCLVAIGRLQVTSTPNTSDLSGSSSTAEFISRHSIDGKFTFVDQRVIGLLGYTPPELLGKSCFDFYHHEDQTHMKDSFEQVLKLKGQVLSVMYRFRAKNREWVWLRTSAFAFLNPYTDDVEYIVCTNTTAKALHPGSEGTDNPEQVAYQQPSLDYSQRRDPGLYSHMLPTTHIQSDYQSPNYAPQPAQRQDGVLVSDPPQSARPASGQPVYSGYEPTYTQLSGGGRQAGPPHAPYQWTTWQNTGQNADPSGTAPGGSGAPPPPQHELSDMLQMLDQSGATSFEDLNMFNSTFE from the exons ATGCATATGTTGATTATTTTTGACGAACGAAGCCAGCTGGCTAAAGATTGTATTAGCGGAGCCAAAAGCGCAGTCCATCTCTGTTGCCTCATAAACGAGTACCATCTATCGTGTCTTCCAAAGAAAACTGTGGCCCCCCAGTACTGTAGCGGTATTTTATTTCGAGGCCAATTTGGATCGCTCCGATTAAC GGAGAATCATTGCGAAATTGAAAGGAGGCGACGGAATAAGATGACAGCCTACATAACGGAGCTGTCAGATATGGTACCAACATGCAGTGCTCTCGCAAGAAAACCGGACAAATTGACAATACTCAGGATGGCTGTGGCTCACATGAAGGCCCTCAGAG GCACAGGCAATACGAGCACAGATGGAACATACAAACCCTCATTTTTGACAGATCAAGAACTCAAACATCTTATATTGGAAGCAGCAGATGGTTTCTTATTCGTTGTTACTTGTGATACGGGTAGAGTTATATATGTATCTGACTCCGTAGCACCGGTATTGAATCATCTACAAAGTGATTGGTATGGTTCTTGTATATATGATAATATTCATCCCGAGGATGTAGAGAAGGTACGCGAACAGCTCTCCACTCAGGAGCCACAGAATACAGGAAGAATACTGGACCTGAAAACAGGCACAGTGAAGAAAGAAGGACATCAAT CATCTATGAGGCTGTGCATGGGTCCAAGAAGAGGATTCATCTGCAGAATGAAAGTTGGTAACTTGGCACCCGAAAGTATGACCATCGGCCATTTGAACAGGCTCAAACAGAGGAATAGCTTAGGTCCTGGCAGGGATGGTCAAAACTATGCAGTGGTACATTGTACAGGTTATATCAAGAATTGGCCTCCCACTG ATATGTTCCCAGGTGTGCAGTTAGACAGACAGACCGAAGAAGAAATCCATTCCTCCCATTGTTGTCTAGTAGCGATCGGAAGGCTTCAAGTGACCTCAACACCAAACACTAGTGATCTGTCTGGATCCAGTAGTACTGCTGAATTCATTTCTCGTCATTCCATAGATGGCAAATTCACATTTGTTGATCAAAGGGTAATTGGATTACTTGGATACACTCCTCCAGAACTACTGGGAAAAAGTTGTTTTGATTTTTATCATCACGAAGATCAGACCCACATGAAAGATAGTTTCgaacaag TGTTGAAATTGAAGGGTCAAGTTTTATCGGTGATGTACAGATTCAGAGCTAAAAACAGAGAATGGGTTTGGCTTCGTACAAGTGCATTCGCCTTTTTGAACCCTTATACTGACGATGTGGAATATATTGTGTGTACAAATACAACAGCAAAGGCCCTCCATCCAGGCTCCGAAGGTACTGACAATCCAGAGCAAGTTGCCTACCAACAGCCAAGTCTTGATTACAGTCAACGAAGGGACCCTGGCCTATACTCACATATGCTTCCAACGACGCATATTCAAAGCGACTATCAGAGTCCAAATTATGCCCCACAACCTGCACAGCGTCAAGATGGTGTTCTTGTGTCTGATCCGCCTCAGTCAGCAAGGCCGGCTAGTGGACAGCCTGTTTATAGTGGTTACGAACCCACCTACACCCAGTTGAGTGGAGGAGGTAGACAAGCCGGTCCTCCACATGCACCTTATCAGTGGACAACTTGGCAGAATACCGGACAAAACGCTGATCCTTCCGGAACGGCCCCTGGTGGTTCAGGTGCCCCTCCGCCCCCTCAGCATGAGTTATCAGACATGTTGCAAATGCTGGATCAAAGTGGTGCCACCTCCTTTGAAGATTTGAACATGTTCAACAGCACTTTTGAGTAA